The following DNA comes from Bos indicus isolate NIAB-ARS_2022 breed Sahiwal x Tharparkar chromosome 3, NIAB-ARS_B.indTharparkar_mat_pri_1.0, whole genome shotgun sequence.
tgggaataccagaccacctgacctgacttctgagaaatctgtatgcaggtcaagaagcaacagttagaactggacatggaacaacagactggttccaaataggaaaaggaatacatcaaggctgtatattgtcaccctgcttatttaacttctatgcagagtacatcatgagaaatgctgagctggaagaaagcacaagctggaatcaagatttctgggagaaacatcaataatttcagatatccacatgacaccatccttatggcagaagaagaactaaaaagcctctatatgaaagtgaaagaggagagtgaaatagttggcttaaagctcaacattcagtaaactaagatcatggcatccagtcccatcacttcatggcaattagatgcggaaacagtggaaacagtggcagactttattttttggactctaaaatcactgcagatggtgactgcagccatgaaattaaaagacgtttgctccttggaaggaaagttatgaccaacccagacagcatattaaaaagcagagacattactttgccgacaaaggtccgtctagtcaagactatggtttttccagtggtcatgtaaggatgtgagagttggactgtgaagaaagctgagcgccgaagaattgatgcttttgaactgtggtgttggagaagactcttgagagtcccttggactgcaaggagatccaacagtccattctaaaggagatcagccctgggtgttcattggaaggactgatgttgaagctgaaattccagtactttggtcatctcacgtgaagagttgactcattggaaaataccctgatgctgggacggattgaaggcaggaggagaaggggacaacagaggatgagatggttggatggcatcactgactcaatggacatgagcttgtgtaagctccaggagttggtgatggatagggaggcctggagtgctgtggtccatgcggtcacaaagagttggacagagtgagtgactgaactgaactgatcctattttagaataaatttgtTCTGCTGTACATAAATTCTACCAAGAATTAATGGCATTGATTTTAGAGTCAAGATAGTATTTAACTTTGGAGGACAAGAAATGGGATTTAGAAAAACTTCTTTGTCTGTGTTTGGGTGATGGAAAGATCCAGAAGTGGATTTTATTTtagtattgtatatattatataatattagtaTAAATATGACATTTGTACTATAACTAAGTACTCGTAAGTATAAATATAAGTATATTATAAAGAAAGTATAATGTTAGTATGGATGTAAATATTCGTGTCTTCCATTCTGAGACTAGGAAGGTGGTGCTGTGGCTGGAGGTCTGGATCATCATCTCTAATGACAGTGTCATCCATGCCCTTGGCGTGATGGGGCAGGAACCCTGGGAACATCTGACGCAAGTGGAACCACTGCATTCTCATCAGACCACTGACCTGGCTCCTCCATGAGAGACACTGTTTGTCAGATCTGAGCCACTGATGCCAAGCCTATTCCCACTGAAATCGGTCCCTCCAGGTGGAAATTTGTCCGTGTATTTTGATTATTTCTCAAACAATTCTCTTTGATGATGGTAGTGAAGGTGAGTTGACAAGAGGCCAAGTGGAGGCAATGGGCCCTTTCAGTCAATGCTTATCGTTGCTCGACGGGAGGTGGCAAAGCCCTGCATCCGGGTGGGCTCAGGATAAATGGTAAAGAGTATGGGGAaggtattggttttttttttttttttttttctgtgtgaagTTTGAGTCAAGGTGATACAAgatatttattctctttcctACTAAATAAATGCTTTGATGACAACAAACATTTATGTGCATGATACAtaaaaaaatggggggggggtAGGAGAGAGAAAATAGTGTTACTGACTAGTATGtaagtaaatacataaagaaagctaagcactgaagaattgatgcttttgaactgtggtgttgcctggatggcatcactgactggatggacgtgagtctgagtgaacttcgggagttggtgatggacagggaggcctggcatgctgcgattcatggggtcgcaaagagtcggacacgactgagtgactgaactgaactgaactgatgtaagtAAATACAATGAAAACTTGTGATGTTTTGGAAATCAAAGACTGTAACTCAGTACATTAAGAGGATGGTGGGGGAAAATCCCAAGATCAGCTCAAGTAATGTAGGTGagtgttttaaaaatccaattccctttaattgtatattaaaaaacaaatagaaaatgagaggaaaagtTCAACTAAATGAAATCCACATAGGAActcccacagctaacatcatactcactagtaaaagcttttcttctaagattaggaacaaaatAAGAATGTGTCTTGCCACCTCTATTTAACATAGTACTGGAGGTCCTGACTAGAGCAGGTAGGcatgaaaaagatataaaagagatCCAAGttgataaagaatttaaaaatatctatatttacagatgacatgatattatgtatcagatcagatcagatcagatcagtcgctcagtcttgtccaagcctttgcaatcccatgaatcgcagcatgctaggcctccctatccatcaccaactcccagagttcaatcagactcatgtacatcgagtcagtgatgccatccagccatctcatcctctgtcgtccccttctcttcctgcccccaatccctcccagcatcagagtcttttccaatgagtcaactctacacatgaggtggccaaagtactggagtttcagctttagcatcatcccttccaaagaaatcccagggctgatctcattcagaatggactggttggatctccttgcagtccaagggactctcaagagtcttctccaacaccacagttcaaaagcatcaattcttcggcgctcagccttcttcacagtccaactctcacatccatacatgaccacaggaaaaaccatagccttgactatccagacctttgttggcaaagtaatgtctcagcttttgactatgctatctacgttggtcataactttccttccaaggagtaagcgtcttttaatttcctggctgcagtcaccatctatagtgattttggagcccagaaaaataaagtctgacactgtttccactatttccccatctatttcccatgaagtggtgggactggtggccatgatcttcatttttgaatgttgagctttaagccaactttttcactctccactttcactttcatcaagatgctttttagttcctcttcactttctgccataagggtgctgtcatctgcatatctgaggttattgatatttctcccagcaatcttgattccagcttgtgtttcttccagtccagtgtttctcatgatgtactctgcatagaagttaaataaacagggtgacaatatatagccttgacgtacttcttttcctatttggaaccagtctgttgttccatgtccagttctaactgttgcttcctgacctgcatacaaatttctcaagaggcagatcaggtggtctggtattcccatctctttcagaattttccacagtttattatgatccacacagtcaaaggctttggcatagtcaataaagcataaatagatgtttttctggaactctcgtttttttttccatgatccagctgatgttggcaatttgatttctgtttcctctgccttttctaaaaccagcttgaacatcaggaagttcacagatGTATACAAAACCCTAAATATCCATGAAAAATGtgttagaaatacaaaatttACAAAGTGtcaatatataaaatcaatacattaAAATGAGAAGCACTAATATGCACTATTAATGAACtacataaaaaggaattaataaaACCAATCCATttacaaaaatatcaaaaagaataaaatactaaggACTAAATTTAGCCAAGGGGACAAAAGACTTAGAgatataaaactagaaatcataGCTGAAAGAAGTTAAAGGTATTCAACATAAATGAAAGATATCCCAAGTGCATGAGTTGGAAGATGACAATATTACCCAATGTGTTCTGAGTTTCAATGCAACCCTTATCAAAATCACAATGttattttttatagaaaatgaaaacacattttaaattcatatagAGTCTCAAGGAGGCTATATGACCAAAACCAACTTGAAAAGAAATTTGAGGGTCTCAGACTTCTTTATTTCTTAACataaaagctacagtaatcaaaacagtatggtattggcacaaagagaGACTGGTTGAACAATAGGGCAGGATAGAGAGCTCAGAAGTGAACCTTCATGGTTTTAGTCAAATGACCTCCAACAAATGTCCCATGGAGAAAAcacagcctcttcaacaaataTCATTGGAAAACTAGCTGTGTATGTACACCAGTATAAAGCTGGCCCTTTACCTTGCATCATGAACAAAAACCACcttaaaatggaatgaaaacctAAATGGATGAGCCGAGTCTCTTAAATCCATGGGGAAAACATAAGAGAGAAGCTAATAGTCTTAGATTTAGGCAtggtttcttggatatgacaccaacaGGATatgaaacaaaagtgaaatagACATGTGGGATGACATCAAACTTAAAAACGTGTtcgttaaagacttaaatattaataacagtgTGGAAAGGCAAGCTGTGGGGTGGGGGAAACGTTTGCAAATGTCCAATAAGAGGATAATATTTGGAATACATAAAAATTACTAGTTAAGCCAAtaaccatatttaaaattttcatattactTGAAGGCATTTCTCTAAAGATGGTCTACAAATTGCCAACAAACATATAAGAAAATGTTCAAATCACTAATCATtagtgaaataaaaacaataaagagaTAATATTTTACAATCATTAAATGGctgacatgaaagagaaaagaatatgtGTTGGCTATTATGTGGAGAAATTGCAATGATTTTGCACTGTTGATGCGAAGAAAAATGGTGCATCTACTATGAAGAGTAATATAGGGTTCTTCCCAAAATCGAAAAAGAATTATTATATGATGCAATAAAACATCTAaatagatactaaaaaaaaaagaaaagaaagaaaagaggtagTCTGTCTAAGAGATATTTGCATGCCCATTTACATAGCAACACTCTTCCGCATGGTCTAAAAGTGGAGGCAACCCCAGCGTTCCTTGGTGGATGAAGACGGAAACAAAATATACACATGTGATGGGATACtcttcagccttaaaaaggatgGAAATACAGTCAGATGCTTCAAAATGGCTAAATCTTGAGGACactatgccaagtgaaataaccAAACCCCCAAAAGACGAATGCTGTAGGTTGTACTTTTCTGGAGTATCTGAAGAAGTCACATTCGTtaggacagaaagtagaatggtggctgccagtGGTGGAGATAATGGGGAACCAGGGAGTTATTGTTTAGGGGCATGGAGTTTCAGGATTGCAAGATCGGAGATCTGATATACAGCAAGTTCAGAGATCTGATTTACAACAAGGTGAATATGCTAAACACTACTTAACTGCACGCTCAAAATTAGTTACAACAAAAATTGCTATTTTTTTGgattataaaaatgtagaaacttATAAAAGTTAGTATAGAATCAATGTCAAAACTACAGTATGGTCTTGAAGTGTAATGGGTTTATTTTCCACTTAAGGACAATAAAAAAACCAGAGCTGGCATATTTTGGGGTTCAATGACTAATTAACACTGAACTCAAATTGGAATCAGGCGGTAGGTTAGGTGTGAattaagaacctactgtgtaccagCAGCTTGCAAAGCATTAACAGGATAAAAAGCCAAATAAACCACTTCTGACACCTTACAGTGATCTTCAGTGTAAAGATCAACCAGGGTAAAGCCAACCTGcagggttttaaaaataattctctttaACAGTATTTGAGAATTTCTACTCAATCTAAAATCAGACAAGCTTTCCTGGTTTAGTCAAATTTATAATTAAGGGTCTTCTAAGATCCACAGATTCCTTTCTGTTTGTACCATTAAATGGACATAATGATGAGAAATCTAGAATCACATACAATATAttgtgctttttctttcatttgcaaaTTTAAATGAAGTATTCCATGgagtgacaaaaataaaatagatgagagagaaagaaggaaggaaggaagatgaggaaaagaggaggagagTTAGGAGaataaaagagatgaagaaagagaGAGTAGGAGATAGAATTATATAATAGCATGGGATGATAAGAAGCATGTCATTTGGGAATGGAAAATTGTAGGCACTCCTCAGAGTGAAGGCATTATGTGAGAGGAATACAGTAATCTATGGAAGACTCAGAattaattttggagcccaaagatgAGACAATGGGATCAAGAATCCAGAAGAGACCTTGGATTATCTACCCCTTCAGTAATGGTGATCAACAGTCTGATGACTTGGGTGTTCTAGCCCCTCGCCCACAGTTCTCCTGAGCAGGAGAGCAGGGAGATGGAGAGCTGTGATCAGAGGCAGGACACATCCCCACTGACCATATAGGGTGCAGACCATACCATGTCCAGGGGACCACGTTCTGGTAGTGATCATGGGAGTGGATGACTCTAGGGAGATATGACAAGGAGGCCATTGGGCTCTGAGTCCAGGCTGTGTGTTGAGCCCAGGAAGCAATGAAGATGGAGCTCTAAACAGGCAAGTCAGGATTGAGGGTCCAGGCTACCCTGGGGAGAGTGGGACAGAGAGCAGGGAGCTGTGCTCTCTGCCAAGAAAGTGCACCTTCCCTCTCCAACTCCTGCCTCTGCAATAGATACCAGGACCTTCCTCCTTATTCAGAGATACCTGTGCTAACAAAGCACCATTTTCTGTGGTCTTAACTAGCCAGGACACTGTCACCTGTCAGGCTGGGTTGTGAAGGATCAGTAGAACTATGGATTTAGGGCATCTCTGGGACTCCTAAGGGGAGAAACCCAAGACAGGGAGCAGTAGGAGCATCCAAAGCAGGAGCAGAGGTGTTCCCTGCTGTCTTGTTGGGTGGTAGCATCAGTGAacagaagggggaggggaggaactgCCCGCTGCAGCACTGAGGGTAAGCATGGTCTTCCTAACTCCCTGTAATTGACCCCCATGTTATCACTACGGAAGGGGCAAAGCTGAGCCTACCAATGCCCTCCTTCTAGGTGGCCGAGGGGAGAATGCAGAGCACATATTTACATGGattcagtgaagtgaagtgaaggagGAGGCATCAGAGTTTGTGTAGTATCATGTCTTCAGTGAAGGATGTTGAATTCTGACACATATGCTATTTCAGAGACTCTCTGCTCACCACTCTGCCCACTCTGTTACCCAGACTTTGAGATTGGAGTCTTACCCTTTAAGGATATTAATTTTCTGTTGGCAAGTAAATGCCTTATTCATTTTGCATCTCACACTTGCAGTATTTTTTTGTCCAGGATATGCTTCCaagaaggattaaataaaatataggatgaaagaataaattaaatgaatgaGGAATTAATTCCTCAAACTAAACCCAGGGCCTCCTCCGAAGCCCTATTATCCTGCTCTCAGGAAAACCAGTCTCTCCAGTCACCCTCCTTCACGTTGCTGTGTGTTTCTGGCTCAGTCTCCACAGGGCATCCTTCACGTCCTTGtttctcagactgtagatgaGGGGGTTGAGCATCGGGATGACCAGGGTGTAGAAGACAGAGACCACCTTGCCctgctccatggactgcagagctcCTGGCTGGGCATACATGATAAATGCAGTCCCATAAAGGAGGGACACAGCTGTTAtgtgggagccacaggtggagaAGAGCTTGTGTCTCCCTCCTCCTGAACGAATCCTCAGGATGGTCACTGTGATGTAGCCATAGGAGACAAGGACCACAAGTATAGTGCCCACAATTACGAGGCCACAGAGACCAAACATGACCAGCTCATTGGTCGTAGTGTCAGCACAAGCAAGCTTGAGCAGAGGTGGCACATCACAGTGGAAGTGGTCGATGTGGTTGGAGCTGCAGAACGGGAGGCTGAATGTGAAGCTGGCCTGCAGGATGGAGTTGAAGGAGCCCCCACAGTAGCAGCCCAGCATTAGGAGGGCACAGACCGAGGGGCGCATGGAGATGGGGTAAAGCAGGGGGTTGCAGATGGCCAtgaagcggtcataggccatcacggcCAAGAGGAATCCCTCAGTGGTGATCATggtggagaagaagaaaaactggGTGACACATCCTGCAAAGGTGATGACCTTGGTCGACGACATTAAGTCAAACAGGGCCTTGGGGTAGATGACAGATGAGTAGCACAAGTCCAGGAAGGAGAGGTTcttgaggaagaagtacattggGGAGTGCAGACGGGCATCCAGCGTGATGACCACGATCATGGTGAGGTTCCCCAGGACGTCCACCAAGTACAGAACAAGGAACAGAGTAAACAGCAGGGCCTGGGTCTGTGGGCCACCCCCAAACCCATCCAGCACAAACTCCTGCAGAGGCATCACCGAGAGGTTTCCGTTCCCATAGGGTGACATGGCTCTCAGCAAGGCAAGAAGCAGCAGACAGCAGAAAGCAGGTGGGAGCAAATGAGAAGGAGCAGGTCAAGGTCACAAGGTTGTATTATTTTGGAGAACAGGATCCCCTCAGTAACCCACTGCCCCATGACCAAGGGACAACTAGATACCCACCCTTCTTTTAGATGAGCTCCAGCTGACCTGAAACATAAACATATCCTCTAATTCCTAAGTATgcttggaccataaaaaaggacaggaaacaaagaattgatacttttgaattgtggtgctggagaagattcttgagagtctcttgggctgcaaggagatcaaaccagtcaatcctaaaggaaatcaaccctcaatattcattggaaggactgatgctgaagctccaatactttggccacctgatgcaaagaaccaagtcattagaaaagaccctgaggctgggaaaggttgaaggcaggaggagaagggggcaacagaggatgagatggttggatggcatcaccgactcaatggacatgagtttgagcaaaccccaggagatagtggaggacaaggattcctggtgtgctacagtccatggagtcgcaaggagttggacacgacttagtgactgaaaagaaCAACAGAGTATGATTGGAGCGCTCACTCTGTGGAGGACGCCCAGTGTTTGGTATGAGATGGTGAGgaagtcaattcctaggcaggttgataagaagtctgcgGTCCCtgtggaggagagaggggtctggggctctcaaagaagagataggggtctggaattctcaaggaggaggaaaggacaaatgctGTTTTCCTACATTCCTTAGTAAGGCTTATATAACAACATTGTATCCTGCTTGAGAATCTTGAGgatagtttctccttcctgaaaaccttctggctgatcctgttatcttaaaaatgtaaattatgggagtgggtctagtaagatccttacaaccttgagacattcatTGATTTATTGTAAAACCA
Coding sequences within:
- the LOC139180125 gene encoding olfactory receptor 9S13-like, which produces MSPYGNGNLSVMPLQEFVLDGFGGGPQTQALLFTLFLVLYLVDVLGNLTMIVVITLDARLHSPMYFFLKNLSFLDLCYSSVIYPKALFDLMSSTKVITFAGCVTQFFFFSTMITTEGFLLAVMAYDRFMAICNPLLYPISMRPSVCALLMLGCYCGGSFNSILQASFTFSLPFCSSNHIDHFHCDVPPLLKLACADTTTNELVMFGLCGLVIVGTILVVLVSYGYITVTILRIRSGGGRHKLFSTCGSHITAVSLLYGTAFIMYAQPGALQSMEQGKVVSVFYTLVIPMLNPLIYSLRNKDVKDALWRLSQKHTAT